The following coding sequences lie in one Populus nigra chromosome 15, ddPopNigr1.1, whole genome shotgun sequence genomic window:
- the LOC133674189 gene encoding glutamate receptor 2.8-like — translation MAIPMQKFTLPFFTLLLVNLWSKQMVIMAVEIIPIGVVLDLNSTVGEMAESCISMAVSDFYAVNADFKTRLALFTRDSSSDVVAATSSVLDLMKNEQVHAIIGPQKSSQAKFVTELGGKAEVPIVSFSATSPTLSATQSKYFVRTAQDDSSQVKAIASIVQAYGWREIVPIYEDTEYGNGLVPFLLEAFQEIDTRVPYGSRIPLHFNDTQIMRELTKLKAMQKSIFLVHMSASLGSRLFLLAKDAGMMSEGYAWLVTAGLSTLLDPLGSEVMDSMLGVLGIKPHIPTSKKLESFKSRWSKNFTISKPQSKINELNLFGLWAYDTVWALAMAVEKAVIVHSRYVKSNTSESTVDFAAFGKSETGPRLLSSILSTRFQGLSGDFHLAGGERVPSAFEILNLIGKAERVIGYWTPESGLSRNLYSKGKIAYSTSKNRLKEPIWPGDTTQQPKRLRIGVPLKTGFHEFIKVEWNPEGEKPIVSGFTRDVFLSVVEALPFPLPYEFIPFANKNKESAGTYNELLDQIKLKNFDAVVGDITIIANRSTYVDFTLPFSESGITMVVLTKRDERENMWVFLKPLSPELWLSTGIAFILTGFVVWVLEHRENKAFRGKPAQQLGTTLWFSFSTLFFAHREKVVNNWTRFVLIIWIFVVLIISQSYTASLASILTVKRLQPTFVDVKEIRKNGYFVGHQKNSFVKDFLVKQLNFNDTMLREYSTPEEYHDALSNGSHNDGVAAIFAEIPYIKLFLAKYCSKFQMVGPTYKTDGFGFAFPLGSPLVPYISRAILNVTQDNDKMEEIERSNFGGETTCSDQAAMVTSGGLGLPSFGGLFIITGVASMSALLIYVTKFLYIHWPASDTMDRERSFYLRVLELAKHFDKADPSAPHLNGAGSRVHPVPSAEIVGASPDIDDARSHSRTSSEGSADIIGDQDHDNHTPRSSAANPEPPHTL, via the exons ATGGCAATTCCGATGCAGAAATTCACCCTGCCTTTTTTCACCCTTCTCTTGGTTAATCTCTGGTCCAAGCAAATGGTGATCATGGCAGTGGAGATTATACCAATAGGAGTAGTTCTTGATTTGAACTCTACAGTTGGAGAAATGGCAGAGAGCTGCATATCCATGGCAGTCTCCGATTTCTATGCTGTTAATGCTGATTTTAAAACGAGACTAGCTCTTTTCACTAGGGATTCCAGCAGTGATGTCGTCGCTGCAACTTCTTCAG TGCTGGATTTAATGAAGAATGAACAAGTGCATGCTATCATAGGGCCTCAAAAGTCATCGCAAGCTAAGTTTGTAACAGAGCTTGGAGGAAAAGCAGAGGTTCCGATTGTTTCTTTCTCAGCCACCAGCCCAACTCTTTCTGCAACTCAAAGCAAATATTTTGTCCGGACTGCGCAGGATGATTCTTCTCAAGTGAAAGCAATAGCCAGCATTGTCCAAGCTTATGGTTGGCGGGAGATTGTACCGATCTATGAAGACACCGAATATGGAAATGGTTTGGTTCCATTTTTGTTAGAAGCCTTTCAAGAGATCGACACTCGAGTCCCTTATGGAAGTAGAATTCCTTTGCATTTCAATGACACTCAAATCATGAGGGAGCTCACCAAGTTGAAGGCGATGCAGAAGAGTATATTTCTAGTGCACATGTCAGCCTCCCTTGGGTCCAGGCTGTTCTTACTTGCCAAGGATGCAGGAATGATGAGCGAAGGATATGCATGGCTCGTGACAGCTGGATTATCCACCTTGTTAGATCCTCTAGGTTCCGAAGTCATGGATTCAATGCTAGGTGTGTTGGGTATAAAGCCACATATACCAACTTCAAAGAAACTCGAAAGTTTTAAATCAAGATGGAGCAAGAATTTCACCATAAGCAAACCACAAAGTAAGATCAATGAATTAAACCTTTTCGGTTTGTGGGCATATGATACAGTTTGGGCATTAGCAATGGCTGTAGAAAAGGCTGTTATTGTGCATTCTAGATACGTAAAGTCGAATACTAGTGAAAGCACAGTTGACTTTGCTGCCTTTGGAAAATCTGAAACGGGGCCAAGACTCCTAAGCTCCATATTAAGCACAAGATTTCAAGGCCTAAGTGGGGACTTCCATTTGGCTGGCGGAGAAAGGGTACCTTCAGCATTTGAAATACTCAATTTGATCGGAAAAGCAGAGAGAGTCATTGGATATTGGACTCCAGAGAGCGGACTCTCACGAAACTTGTATAGTAAAGGTAAAATAGCATATTCAACTTCCAAAAACAGACTGAAGGAGCCAATTTGGCCAGGAGACACAACCCAGCAGCCAAAGAGGTTGAGGATTGGGGTTCCACTGAAAACTGGTTTTCATGAGTTTATCAAAGTGGAATGGAATCCTGAAGGTGAGAAACCTATTGTTTCAGGTTTCACCCGAGATGTTTTCCTCTCCGTGGTTGAAGCATTACCATTCCCCCTTCCGTATGAGTTCATTCCCTTCGCAAACAAAAATAAGGAGAGTGCTGGGACTTACAATGAACTTCTTGACCAAATCAAACTAAAG AATTTTGATGCTGTGGTGGGAGATATAACAATAATTGCCAATCGCTCAACATATGTGGATTTTACGTTGCCTTTTTCAGAATCAGGCATCACAATGGTAGTTTTGACAAAACGTGATGAGAGGGAAAACATGTGGGTTTTCTTGAAGCCACTAAGCCCGGAGCTTTGGTTATCAACTGGAATAGCATTCATCCTAACTGGCTTCGTGGTGTGGGTGCTCGAACACCGTGAAAACAAAGCATTCAGGGGAAAACCAGCGCAACAACTTGGCACAACGTTGTGGTTCTCCTTTTCAACCCTCTTCTTTGCACATA GGGAGAAGGTGGTGAATAACTGGACAAGATTTGTATTGATCATATGGATTTTTGTGGTGCTAATCATATCACAGAGTTACACTGCTAGTTTAGCCTCAATTTTGACTGTAAAGCGGTTGCAGCCTACATTTGTTGATGTCAAAGAGATTAGAAAGAATGGTTACTTTGTAGGACACCAGAAGAATTCTTTTGTGAAAGACTTCCTCGTAAAACAATTGAACTTCAATGACACCATGTTGAGGGAATATAGCACTCCAGAAGAGTATCATGATGCATTGTCTAATGGAAGCCACAATGATGGTGTAGCTGCTATCTTTGCTGAAATTCCCTACATCAAACTTTTTCTAGCAAAGTATTGCTCCAAATTCCAAATGGTAGGACCAACCTACAAAACCGATGGATTTGGCTTT GCATTTCCCCTTGGATCCCCACTGGTCCCTTACATTTCAAGGGCAATCTTGAATGTCACACAAGATAatgataaaatggaagaaattgAACGAAGTAACTTTGGTGGCGAAACCACTTGCTCAGATCAAGCTGCCATGGTAACCTCTGGTGGTCTTGGTTTACCCAGCTTCGGAGGCCTCTTCATCATCACAGGAGTTGCTTCCATGTCTGCCCTTCTGATATATGTCACGAAGTTCCTTTACATTCATTGGCCTGCTTCGGACACCATGGATCGAGAAAGATCCTTTTACTTGAGAGTTCTTGAATTGGCAAAACATTTTGACAAGGCAGATCCATCAGCTCCTCATCTTAATGGAGCTGGGTCAAGAGTTCACCCTGTACCAAGTGCTGAAATAGTTGGAGCTTCACCTGATATCGATGATGCACGTAGCCATTCAAGGACTTCCAGTGAAGGATCTGCAGACATCATTGGAGATCAAGACCATGACAATCATACCCCAAGGAGCAGTGCTGCAAACCCCGAACCCCCACACACACTGTAG